In Citrus sinensis cultivar Valencia sweet orange chromosome 4, DVS_A1.0, whole genome shotgun sequence, one DNA window encodes the following:
- the LOC102622530 gene encoding probable WRKY transcription factor 75, which yields MVVVEQSHMDNSHLQSRFSASHSSLNMGIDPRAQEHAVSEFQLYSGGASGTSGSDKAKQSGKKGDHKGTKKHRYAFQTRSQVDILDDGYRWRKYGQKVVKNSKFPRSYYKCTHKGCNVKKQVQRNTKDEEIVVTTYEGLHTHPIGKITDSFEQILLKACTTS from the exons ATGGTAGTGGTAGAGCAGTCCCATATGGACAACTCCCATTTACAGTCAAGATTTTCAGCTTCTCATTCCTCATTGAACATGGGAATTGATCCCCGTGCACAAGAACATGCTGTATCTGAATTTCAACTTTACTCAGGTGGTGCTAGTGGAACCTCTGGGAGTGATAAGGCGAAACAATCTGGAAAGAAAGGAGACCACAAAGGGACCAAAAAGCACAGATATGCTTTTCAAACGAGAAGCCAGGTTGACATACTTGATGACGGTTATAGATGGAGGAAATATGGACAAAAGGTTGTAAAGAACAGCAAGTTCCCCAG GAGTTACTACAAATGTACTCACAAAGGGTGCAATGTGAAAAAGCAAGTCCAACGCAATACAAAAGATGAAGAGATTGTGGTGACAACCTATGAAGGACTGCATACACATCCAATTGGGAAGATCACCGACAGCTTTGAACAGATCCTGCTGAAAGCATGTACCACTTCGTAA
- the LOC102607627 gene encoding probable UDP-arabinopyranose mutase 1: protein MAHPVAPVSPPLKDDLDIVIPTIRNLDFLAMWRPFFEPYHLIIVQDGDPTKTIRVPEGFDFELYNRNDVNRYVDAVMTIPKVICDHLSLGVKTGLPYIWHSKASNPFVNLKKEYKGIYWQEEIIPFFQSVLLPKECTTVQKCYIELSRQVKEKLGPLDPYFQKLGDAMVTWIEAWDQLNSPAQQAAANKKNESTPSTKS, encoded by the exons ATGGCCCACCCAGTAGCTCCAGTATCACCACCGCTGAAAGATGATCTGGACATTGTTATCCCCACCATCAGGAACTTGGATTTCTTGGCGATGTGGAGGCCCTTCTTTGAGCCTTACCACCTCATCATTGTCCAAGATGGGGATCCCACCAAAACGATCCGGGTCCCCGAAGGTTTTGACTTTGAGTTGTATAACAGGAATGATGTGAA CAGGTACGTGGATGCAGTCATGACAATCCCAA aggtAATCTGTGATCATCTAAGTTTGGGGGTGAAGACAGGGCTGCCATACATTTGGCACAGCAAGGCAAGCAacccatttgtgaatttgaaGAAGGAATACAAGGGCATATATTGGCAGGAAGAGATCATTCCATTTTTCCAATCTGTACTTCTCCCGAAGGAATGCACAACAGTGCAGAAGTGCTACATTGAGCTCTCCAGACAGGTGAAGGAGAAGCTAGGGCCTCTTGATCCCTACTTTCAGAAACTCGGAGATGCCATGGTAACATGGATTGAAGCTTGGGATCAGCTCAACTCACCAGCACAGCAAGCAGCTGCTAATAAGAAGAATGAGTCCACTCCCAGCACCAAGTCTTAA